The following proteins come from a genomic window of Magnetococcales bacterium:
- a CDS encoding FliI/YscN family ATPase — protein sequence MTAESWSIPWKGYLEAGRNSREYRLLGKVKQVVGLLIESSGPPVAIGEMCQVVPDYGEPILAEVVGFRNDAVLLMPLGTLKGIHPGSLILSQGRQEMVLVGEGLLGRVIGPLGEPLDDLAPPQVREQGPLYAEPINPMLRRRIDTPLDLGVRSVNTMLTVGQGQRLGIFAGSGVGKSTLLGMMARYTKADVNVIGLIGERGREVKEFLEEVLGEEGMARSVVVVATSDQPPLLRLRAAFLATAIAEYFRARERHVLLMMDSITRFAMAQREVGLARGEPPTSRGYPPSTFMLLPKLLERAGRDRGEGSITGLYTVLMEGDDLQDPIVDAVRGILDGHIMLSRDLAAIDHYPPIDILGSVSRLMDELATPDQKRLASQVREVLSVYNKAEDMINIGAYVAGSNPRIDRAIKLIEPVRAFLRQAVREKSTLEEGVAQLKKVLAAG from the coding sequence GTGACAGCGGAATCGTGGTCCATTCCCTGGAAGGGGTATCTGGAGGCGGGGCGCAACAGCCGGGAGTATCGTCTGCTGGGCAAGGTCAAGCAGGTGGTGGGGCTGTTGATCGAGAGTTCCGGTCCTCCGGTGGCCATCGGCGAGATGTGTCAGGTGGTTCCGGATTACGGCGAGCCGATTCTGGCGGAGGTGGTGGGTTTTCGCAACGACGCGGTTTTGCTGATGCCGCTGGGCACCTTGAAGGGTATTCATCCCGGCAGTTTGATCCTCTCCCAGGGTCGTCAGGAGATGGTTCTGGTGGGGGAGGGGCTGTTGGGCCGGGTGATCGGTCCGCTGGGGGAGCCGCTGGACGATCTGGCTCCGCCGCAGGTGCGGGAGCAGGGGCCGTTGTACGCCGAGCCGATCAACCCCATGTTGCGGCGGCGCATCGACACCCCTCTCGATCTGGGGGTGCGTTCGGTCAATACCATGCTCACCGTGGGGCAGGGGCAGCGTTTGGGCATTTTCGCCGGCTCCGGCGTGGGCAAAAGCACGTTGCTGGGCATGATGGCCCGGTACACCAAGGCCGATGTCAATGTCATCGGGCTGATCGGCGAGCGGGGTCGTGAGGTCAAGGAGTTTCTGGAGGAGGTGTTGGGCGAGGAGGGCATGGCCCGTTCCGTGGTGGTGGTGGCCACGTCGGATCAGCCGCCGCTGTTGCGTTTGCGCGCCGCGTTTCTGGCCACGGCGATTGCGGAGTATTTCCGCGCCCGGGAGCGTCATGTGCTGTTGATGATGGACTCGATCACCCGTTTCGCCATGGCGCAGCGGGAGGTGGGCCTGGCGCGGGGTGAACCGCCCACCAGCCGTGGTTATCCGCCGTCGACCTTCATGTTGCTGCCCAAGTTGCTGGAGCGGGCGGGGCGGGATCGGGGGGAGGGCAGCATCACCGGGTTGTATACGGTGTTGATGGAAGGCGATGATTTGCAGGATCCCATCGTTGACGCGGTCCGGGGTATTCTGGACGGGCACATCATGCTCTCCCGGGATCTGGCGGCCATCGATCACTATCCGCCCATCGACATTTTGGGATCGGTTTCCCGTCTGATGGACGAATTGGCCACGCCGGATCAGAAGCGTCTGGCCAGTCAGGTGCGGGAGGTTCTTTCCGTTTACAACAAAGCGGAAGACATGATCAACATCGGGGCTTATGTTGCCGGTTCCAACCCGCGCATTGACCGGGCCATCAAGCTGATCGAGCCGGTGCGGGCCTTTTTGCGTCAGGCGGTGCGGGAGAAGTCCACCCTGGAGGAGGGGGTTGCCCAGCTCAAGAAGGTGCTGGCGGCGGGGTGA
- a CDS encoding type II toxin-antitoxin system RelE/ParE family toxin, with translation MPTFILTHKALEDLKGIGRYTGGRWGQEQRNRYLGMLDRCFHDLSANPLRGNECHLVRSGYRKYHAGRHVIYYQIVAQEDIKIVRILHASMVPEHNLHNVI, from the coding sequence ATGCCAACCTTTATCCTGACACACAAAGCCTTGGAGGATTTGAAAGGAATCGGACGTTATACCGGTGGCCGATGGGGACAAGAGCAGCGTAACCGTTACCTGGGGATGCTGGACAGGTGTTTTCACGATTTGTCCGCCAATCCACTCCGAGGCAATGAATGCCATTTGGTCCGCTCCGGCTATCGGAAATATCATGCAGGCAGGCATGTTATTTATTATCAGATTGTTGCGCAGGAGGATATCAAGATCGTTCGTATTCTGCACGCCAGCATGGTGCCAGAACACAATCTACACAATGTCATATAG
- a CDS encoding type II toxin-antitoxin system ParD family antitoxin — protein sequence MQKHKMTRITVGSHFEGFINQQIAQGRFDTASEAVRAGLQLLEERETSLSALRLALREGEESGTTDYSLQRLIEELDSESVNGCQPLS from the coding sequence ATGCAAAAGCACAAGATGACCCGCATCACCGTGGGATCCCACTTCGAAGGGTTCATCAACCAGCAAATCGCCCAGGGTCGTTTTGACACGGCGAGCGAAGCCGTCCGGGCGGGATTGCAGCTCTTGGAAGAACGGGAGACCAGTCTGTCCGCTTTGCGATTGGCCCTTCGGGAGGGAGAAGAGAGTGGCACGACGGACTATTCGTTGCAGCGGTTGATCGAAGAACTCGACTCCGAAAGTGTCAACGGATGCCAACCTTTATCCTGA
- a CDS encoding SDR family NAD(P)-dependent oxidoreductase, whose translation MLLENRIALVTGAGAGIGRAVARAYAREGATVLLLGRTQAKLEETYDLIISAGGRASLLPLDLENDLGRVPEAALEINHRFGRLDILVNNAAVLGTMGPLTATDPMQWEQLFRVNLTAPWFLTCVLLPLLRLSPNASVINVVSGVAFKGMAYWGPYGASKAALVNITESFSQELENTAVRFNTVNPGVVATRMRAFAFPGEDPATLPTADEITPVFLYLASDQSREVRGQHLQAGEWRDWRAM comes from the coding sequence ATGCTGCTGGAAAATCGCATTGCGTTGGTGACGGGAGCCGGTGCCGGCATCGGTCGGGCCGTGGCGCGGGCCTATGCCCGTGAAGGCGCCACCGTGCTATTGCTGGGGCGCACCCAAGCCAAGCTGGAAGAGACTTATGATCTCATCATTTCCGCCGGTGGGAGGGCCTCCCTGTTACCCCTCGACCTGGAAAACGATTTGGGCAGAGTGCCGGAAGCGGCGTTGGAAATCAACCATCGCTTCGGCAGACTGGATATTCTGGTCAACAATGCCGCCGTGCTGGGCACCATGGGGCCGCTCACCGCCACCGATCCGATGCAGTGGGAGCAGCTTTTCCGCGTCAATCTGACGGCGCCCTGGTTTTTGACCTGTGTCTTGCTGCCTCTTTTGCGCTTGAGTCCGAACGCTTCGGTGATCAACGTGGTATCGGGAGTGGCTTTCAAGGGTATGGCTTATTGGGGGCCTTACGGTGCTTCCAAGGCTGCGCTGGTCAACATCACCGAAAGTTTTTCCCAGGAACTGGAAAACACGGCGGTGCGCTTCAATACCGTCAATCCCGGCGTGGTGGCCACCCGCATGCGGGCGTTTGCCTTTCCCGGCGAGGATCCGGCCACACTGCCCACGGCGGATGAGATCACCCCGGTTTTCCTCTATCTGGCGTCGGATCAGTCCAGGGAGGTGCGCGGGCAACATCTGCAAGCCGGGGAATGGCGGGATTGGCGGGCGATGTGA
- the miaA gene encoding tRNA (adenosine(37)-N6)-dimethylallyltransferase MiaA, with amino-acid sequence MNAFLSQQNPPTDGLIFLTGPTASGKTALALALAREFPLEIINADAMQLYIGMDIGTAKPDAHTRQQVPHHLLDVVTPDDPFSAGRYQQAAEKCIRDCQSRGRIPLFVGGTGLYLRVVEEGLAPTPPMDQAILENLRHDGERLGWPVLHARLAQCDPEGAARLTPADGQRILRALAVRLTTGHPLAWWQAQQQSPGRRVLKLALDCERQALYQRINHRFEGMMEQGLLEEAASLLRLGYHRELPAMKAVGYRQLFGYLDGTRSLTECVEEAKKASRHYAKRQWTWLRGQANLFRIVGGEQALDSSISRINHFLQDMVE; translated from the coding sequence ATGAATGCCTTCCTTTCTCAGCAGAATCCGCCAACGGACGGATTGATCTTTCTGACCGGTCCCACCGCCAGCGGCAAAACCGCGTTGGCTCTGGCGCTGGCCCGGGAATTTCCCCTGGAAATCATCAATGCCGACGCCATGCAACTCTATATCGGCATGGATATCGGCACCGCCAAACCCGATGCCCACACCCGGCAACAGGTTCCCCACCATCTTTTGGATGTGGTGACCCCCGATGATCCCTTCTCCGCCGGACGATATCAACAGGCGGCGGAAAAATGTATCCGGGATTGTCAGTCCCGAGGGCGCATCCCGCTCTTCGTCGGGGGCACCGGACTCTATCTGCGGGTGGTGGAAGAGGGGTTGGCCCCGACACCGCCCATGGATCAAGCCATCCTGGAAAACCTGCGCCACGACGGGGAGAGGCTCGGCTGGCCCGTCCTGCACGCCCGATTGGCGCAGTGCGACCCCGAAGGGGCGGCCCGACTGACCCCGGCGGACGGGCAGCGCATTCTGCGGGCCCTGGCGGTGCGTCTCACCACCGGCCACCCTCTGGCCTGGTGGCAGGCCCAACAACAGTCCCCTGGTCGAAGAGTGCTGAAACTGGCCCTCGACTGCGAGCGGCAGGCGCTTTATCAACGCATCAACCACCGTTTCGAGGGGATGATGGAGCAAGGTCTGCTGGAAGAGGCGGCCAGCTTGTTGCGTCTTGGTTATCATCGGGAGTTGCCTGCCATGAAGGCAGTAGGGTATCGTCAGTTATTCGGGTATCTGGATGGGACGAGATCCTTGACGGAATGTGTCGAGGAGGCCAAAAAGGCTTCCCGACACTACGCCAAACGCCAATGGACCTGGTTGCGAGGTCAGGCCAACCTGTTCCGGATCGTGGGGGGGGAACAGGCCCTGGATTCCAGTATTTCCCGAATCAACCATTTTCTTCAAGATATGGTTGAATAG
- the hfq gene encoding RNA chaperone Hfq has translation MAIQPANHNVQDPFLNALRREKVPVTVFLVNGIKLQGVITSFDNYCLMLKNSVTQLVFKHAVSTVMPSRMVHTGEELRGDMPPSPGGSAPGTSRAV, from the coding sequence ATGGCTATTCAACCAGCGAATCACAATGTTCAGGATCCGTTCCTGAATGCCTTGCGACGGGAAAAGGTACCGGTAACGGTTTTTCTGGTCAACGGCATCAAATTGCAGGGGGTGATCACCTCGTTTGATAATTATTGTCTTATGCTGAAAAACAGCGTAACGCAGCTGGTTTTCAAGCATGCGGTATCCACGGTGATGCCTTCGCGTATGGTCCATACCGGAGAAGAGTTGCGTGGGGATATGCCCCCTTCGCCGGGTGGAAGCGCCCCGGGAACGTCGCGGGCGGTATAA
- the hflX gene encoding GTPase HflX, whose protein sequence is MHDTKPQPERAFLLQPQERRLSRERAEGLLDELMHLASGTGLEVVSSRISPVSRVHPGTYLGQGTVASLREQMEAEGIDVLVFNTGLSPVQQRNLERALKVKVVDRTGLILEIFAARARTREGRLQVELALLLYQQSRLVRSWTHLERQRGGVGLRGGPGETQLEVDRRLIRERIRQLETALEQVKRTRGLHRQERQEVPFATVALVGYTNAGKSTLFNRLTGAEVLAQDRLFATLDPTMRGLRLPGGSHVILSDTVGFIRELPHSLVAAFRATLEEVREADMLLHVVDLSDGEFREQMEAVDAVLEELQVSGKPMLVVYNKVDRLSAESCGTLLGEREGEAPLVISARTGEGLPRMLEVLEERLSRSWRRFHLELPVTEGELLATLFRCGRVLEQREGEETLSLTVSLPEAAAGRLFSRLTPFLKSGNAARGG, encoded by the coding sequence ATGCACGATACGAAACCGCAACCCGAGAGGGCCTTTCTGCTGCAACCGCAGGAGAGGCGATTGTCCCGGGAGAGGGCCGAAGGTCTGCTGGACGAACTGATGCATCTGGCGTCGGGCACCGGGCTGGAGGTGGTCTCTTCGCGGATCAGCCCGGTTTCCCGGGTCCATCCCGGCACCTATCTGGGACAAGGCACGGTGGCCTCCCTGCGGGAGCAGATGGAAGCGGAGGGGATCGACGTTCTGGTCTTCAATACGGGCTTGAGTCCGGTACAGCAGCGCAATCTGGAACGGGCGCTGAAGGTCAAGGTGGTGGACCGCACCGGGTTGATTCTGGAGATTTTCGCCGCCCGGGCCCGAACCCGGGAGGGACGCCTGCAGGTGGAGCTGGCGCTGCTGCTCTACCAGCAATCCCGTCTGGTGCGATCCTGGACCCATCTGGAGCGACAGCGGGGCGGCGTGGGGTTGCGGGGCGGCCCCGGGGAGACCCAGTTGGAGGTGGACCGCCGCCTGATCCGGGAGCGCATTCGCCAGTTGGAGACGGCGCTGGAGCAGGTCAAGCGCACCCGGGGTCTGCATCGTCAGGAGCGGCAGGAGGTGCCGTTCGCCACGGTGGCGCTGGTGGGCTACACCAACGCCGGCAAATCGACCTTGTTCAATCGCCTGACCGGAGCCGAGGTTCTGGCTCAGGACCGTCTGTTCGCCACCCTGGATCCCACCATGCGGGGCCTGCGCCTGCCGGGGGGCAGTCATGTCATTCTTTCCGATACCGTCGGTTTCATTCGCGAACTGCCCCATTCCCTGGTAGCGGCTTTCCGGGCCACGCTGGAGGAGGTGCGGGAGGCGGATATGCTGTTGCATGTCGTCGACCTCTCCGATGGCGAATTCCGGGAGCAGATGGAGGCGGTGGATGCGGTTCTGGAGGAGTTGCAGGTCTCCGGCAAGCCGATGCTGGTGGTTTACAACAAGGTGGACCGGTTGTCGGCGGAGAGTTGCGGCACGCTGCTCGGAGAACGGGAAGGTGAAGCGCCGCTGGTGATTTCGGCCCGCACCGGGGAGGGATTGCCCCGGATGCTGGAGGTGTTGGAAGAGCGGCTCTCCCGCAGTTGGCGACGTTTTCATCTGGAGTTGCCGGTGACGGAAGGTGAGTTGCTGGCCACCCTGTTTCGTTGTGGGCGGGTTCTGGAGCAGCGGGAGGGGGAGGAGACGCTCTCTCTGACCGTCTCTCTGCCCGAAGCGGCGGCGGGCAGGCTGTTTTCCCGTTTGACCCCATTCCTGAAGAGCGGGAATGCGGCACGAGGGGGTTGA